A section of the Citrobacter farmeri genome encodes:
- the wcaF gene encoding colanic acid biosynthesis acetyltransferase WcaF, whose amino-acid sequence MQDLSRFSVPKGFRGGNAIKVQVWWAVQATLFSWSPQVLYRWRAFLLRLFGAKIGKNVVIRPSVKITYPWKLTIGDYAWVGDDVNLYTLGDITIGAHAVVSQKSYLCTGSHDHASAHFDINATPIVIGEKCWLATDVFVAPGVTIGDGTVVGARSSVFKSLPANMICRGNPAVVIRERVTTLHPNGIN is encoded by the coding sequence ATGCAGGATTTAAGTCGTTTCTCCGTACCGAAAGGATTTCGGGGCGGTAATGCAATCAAAGTCCAGGTATGGTGGGCGGTACAGGCAACATTATTTTCCTGGTCGCCGCAGGTATTGTACCGCTGGCGCGCTTTTTTGCTTCGTCTGTTTGGCGCAAAAATAGGAAAAAACGTAGTGATTCGACCGTCAGTGAAAATTACCTATCCATGGAAATTAACCATTGGTGATTATGCCTGGGTAGGGGATGACGTCAATTTATATACGCTCGGCGATATTACGATTGGCGCCCATGCGGTGGTTTCGCAGAAAAGTTATTTGTGTACCGGCAGTCACGATCACGCAAGTGCGCATTTTGATATTAATGCCACCCCGATTGTGATTGGCGAGAAATGCTGGCTGGCAACCGATGTGTTTGTGGCGCCAGGCGTCACGATAGGCGATGGCACCGTCGTCGGTGCGCGCAGCAGTGTTTTTAAATCGCTACCGGCAAATATGATTTGCCGTGGCAATCCCGCAGTAGTAATACGCGAACGCGTTACAACGTTACACCCTAATGGGATCAATTAA